The Micrococcales bacterium genome includes a window with the following:
- a CDS encoding glycerophosphodiester phosphodiesterase family protein produces MRIPVICAALVMSGAAAIGPAAADGSVQAGSNNAKGCYIPERVAHRLGGGEGATPYYWENSWRAYERSLAAGVKVFETDVRWTADGVPILMHDATVDRTTNGTGAVKDLTIAQIDALELDNGGGKVPHFQEFLQRTKADNVQVWPEYKPEDFNQAWIDDYVRLITESGADAVVPSFKEDELAQFKVKLPNNKQIWFQDILKDGIGLSPGDVPSGAWAGLINVSVEFEGNMAGLNKAGIEVYAWYNEKLPDENPDGWAEVARFSPLGVITDYPEAYASWGNASTYCVKPKAKCAKLPKKLKADSKVALFRTTCQTSAGTKVKAKVAGKGKLKKSKGKFWVVTGKKGKVTITLTAEASNKAAALDTKKTYRLK; encoded by the coding sequence ATGCGCATCCCAGTCATCTGTGCCGCCCTTGTGATGTCCGGTGCGGCCGCCATCGGTCCCGCCGCCGCCGACGGCTCCGTCCAGGCCGGCTCGAACAACGCCAAGGGCTGCTACATCCCCGAACGCGTGGCACACCGGCTCGGCGGCGGGGAGGGCGCGACCCCTTACTACTGGGAGAACTCCTGGCGGGCGTACGAACGCTCGCTGGCCGCCGGGGTGAAGGTGTTCGAAACGGACGTCCGGTGGACCGCCGACGGGGTGCCGATCCTGATGCACGACGCGACCGTGGACCGCACCACCAACGGCACCGGCGCGGTCAAGGATCTCACCATCGCGCAGATCGACGCGCTCGAACTCGACAACGGCGGTGGCAAGGTGCCCCACTTCCAGGAGTTCCTGCAGCGCACCAAGGCCGACAACGTGCAGGTGTGGCCGGAGTACAAGCCGGAGGACTTCAACCAGGCGTGGATCGACGACTACGTCCGCCTCATCACCGAGTCCGGCGCCGACGCGGTCGTCCCCTCGTTCAAGGAGGACGAGCTCGCCCAGTTCAAGGTGAAGTTGCCCAACAACAAGCAGATCTGGTTCCAGGACATCCTCAAGGACGGCATCGGGCTTTCCCCTGGCGACGTGCCGTCCGGGGCCTGGGCCGGATTGATCAACGTGTCCGTGGAGTTCGAGGGGAACATGGCCGGCCTGAACAAGGCGGGCATCGAGGTGTACGCCTGGTACAACGAGAAGCTGCCCGATGAGAACCCGGACGGCTGGGCGGAGGTCGCCCGCTTCTCCCCGCTCGGAGTCATCACCGACTATCCGGAGGCGTACGCGTCCTGGGGCAACGCCTCGACCTACTGCGTCAAGCCCAAGGCCAAGTGCGCGAAACTGCCGAAGAAGCTCAAAGCCGACAGCAAGGTCGCGCTGTTCAGGACCACCTGCCAGACCAGCGCAGGCACCAAGGTCAAGGCCAAGGTTGCGGGCAAAGGCAAGCTGAAGAAGAGCAAGGGGAAGTTCTGGGTCGTCACCGGCAAGAAGGGCAAAGTGACGATCACCCTGACAGCCGAGGCCAGCAACAAGGCCGCCGCGCTGGACACGAAGAAGACCTACCGGCTCAAGTAG
- a CDS encoding FAD-binding oxidoreductase, whose protein sequence is MRKHWGWGRAEQALTAEQLQEAAPGVVEYLGFGRTDVEIPVALEAASLPVPRLTPGDLSDIADTGRHARATHALGKAYRDILRGFRGDFSSAPDFVVLPRSETDVERALHWCEQRNVAAIPFGGGTSVVGGVEPRGLDDFDGVISLDLRLLDAVLEVDPVARAALVSAGAAGPRVEEQLRPHGFTTRFFPQSFEFATVGGWIATRAGGHYASGPTHIDDVVESVRAITPVGVWESRRLPASGAGPSPDRLLLGSEGTLGVITQAWLRIVPRPEHKFSATVRFPDFRTGCDAIRLVLQSGLRPDNCRLIDGVEAPGADHRPMLVLGFEGSAAMGSLQDAALAICVGAGGQLQPTRDAQEWRGAFLQAPYLRDTLVSLGVLAETFETAVTWDRLDALVESVRNVAEQAVLAVCGHPGRVTCRLTHVYPDGAAPYFTVLAPVARGEEIAAWDEIKARVGEALLTGGGTITHHHAVGRDHVPWYRRQRPDVFAAALAASKAAVDPAWILNPGVLGLERPPAG, encoded by the coding sequence ATGCGCAAACACTGGGGCTGGGGCCGCGCCGAGCAGGCACTCACCGCCGAGCAGTTGCAGGAGGCCGCACCGGGCGTCGTGGAGTACCTGGGATTCGGGCGCACGGATGTGGAGATTCCCGTGGCGCTCGAGGCGGCGTCCCTGCCCGTACCCCGGCTGACCCCGGGGGACCTGTCCGACATCGCCGACACCGGCCGGCACGCCCGCGCGACGCATGCCCTGGGCAAGGCCTACCGCGACATCCTCCGCGGCTTCCGGGGGGACTTCAGCAGCGCGCCGGACTTCGTGGTGCTCCCGCGCAGCGAGACGGATGTGGAGCGGGCACTGCACTGGTGCGAACAGCGCAACGTGGCGGCGATCCCGTTCGGTGGCGGGACCAGTGTGGTCGGCGGCGTCGAACCGCGCGGCCTCGACGACTTCGACGGTGTGATCAGCCTGGATCTGCGCCTCCTCGACGCAGTGCTCGAGGTGGATCCGGTGGCACGCGCGGCGCTCGTGAGCGCCGGGGCGGCCGGGCCCCGGGTGGAGGAGCAACTGCGACCACACGGGTTCACCACCCGCTTCTTCCCCCAGTCCTTCGAGTTCGCGACGGTGGGCGGCTGGATCGCCACCCGGGCCGGTGGGCACTACGCCTCCGGCCCCACCCACATCGACGATGTCGTGGAGTCTGTGCGCGCCATCACCCCGGTCGGTGTGTGGGAGTCCCGCCGGCTGCCGGCCAGCGGCGCCGGCCCCAGCCCCGACCGGTTGCTGCTCGGCAGCGAAGGGACACTCGGGGTCATCACACAGGCCTGGCTGCGGATCGTGCCGCGCCCCGAGCACAAGTTCTCCGCCACCGTCCGGTTCCCGGACTTCCGCACCGGGTGCGACGCCATCCGGTTGGTACTCCAGAGCGGGCTGCGGCCTGACAACTGCAGGTTGATCGACGGTGTGGAGGCACCGGGTGCCGATCATCGGCCGATGCTGGTGCTCGGTTTCGAAGGCAGTGCCGCGATGGGGTCACTGCAGGACGCCGCCCTCGCCATCTGTGTCGGCGCCGGCGGGCAGCTTCAGCCGACCCGCGATGCCCAGGAGTGGCGCGGCGCCTTCCTGCAGGCACCGTACCTGCGTGACACGCTGGTGAGCCTCGGGGTGCTCGCTGAGACCTTCGAGACGGCTGTGACGTGGGATCGTCTGGACGCACTCGTGGAGTCGGTGCGCAACGTCGCAGAGCAGGCCGTGCTGGCGGTGTGCGGGCATCCGGGCCGGGTCACGTGCCGGCTGACGCACGTGTACCCCGACGGTGCCGCGCCCTACTTCACTGTGCTGGCCCCGGTGGCCCGCGGCGAGGAGATCGCCGCCTGGGACGAGATCAAGGCCCGGGTCGGCGAGGCGCTGCTGACCGGCGGCGGCACGATCACCCACCATCACGCCGTGGGGCGTGACCACGTCCCGTGGTACCGCCGCCAGCGCCCGGACGTGTTCGCCGCGGCCCTGGCCGCCAGCAAGGCGGCCGTCGATCCCGCCTGGATCCTCAACCCGGGGGTGCTCGGCCTCGAACGCCCGCCCGCCGGGTAA
- a CDS encoding acyl-CoA dehydrogenase family protein, with protein MAFMTEERAALAQTVRAFTAEHIAPHMDTWEREGELPRELHKQAAGLGLLGVGYPEDVGGSGGDLGDVIVVTESVLSGGGSGGVIAGLFTHGIAIPHIIDSGNPDLIDRWVRPVLAGEKIACLGVTEPGGGSDVANLRTRADESGDGWVLNGSKTFITSGARADVAVVAARVRGESGAAGIGLFAVPTDQQGFHVTSRLEKMGWHCSDTAELGLVDARAELITDQGFASLARHFATERLSLGVTGYATAARCLDLTRAWITERETFGRPLSTRQVVRHTFVDMNRRTDVARSYVHALAEAPEVGVLDAIYAKQTGVNCAAFVTDRAVQLLGGMGYARGEVERHYRDARILGIGGGADEVMADLAARLLGL; from the coding sequence ATGGCCTTCATGACCGAGGAACGCGCCGCGCTCGCCCAGACCGTGCGCGCCTTCACCGCCGAACACATCGCGCCGCACATGGACACCTGGGAGCGGGAGGGGGAACTGCCGCGGGAGTTGCACAAGCAGGCCGCCGGGCTCGGGCTGCTCGGCGTGGGGTACCCCGAGGACGTGGGGGGCTCGGGCGGAGACCTCGGGGACGTCATCGTGGTCACCGAGTCGGTCCTTTCCGGCGGCGGCTCAGGCGGTGTGATCGCGGGGTTGTTCACGCACGGAATTGCCATTCCGCACATCATCGACTCCGGGAACCCCGACCTGATCGACCGGTGGGTCCGGCCCGTGCTGGCCGGCGAGAAGATCGCCTGCCTCGGCGTGACCGAACCCGGTGGCGGCTCCGATGTGGCGAACCTGCGGACCCGGGCCGACGAGTCCGGCGACGGGTGGGTGCTCAACGGCTCGAAGACGTTCATCACCTCCGGCGCCCGGGCCGACGTGGCCGTGGTCGCGGCCCGCGTGCGCGGGGAGTCCGGCGCCGCCGGCATCGGCCTGTTCGCCGTGCCGACGGATCAGCAAGGCTTCCACGTGACCAGCAGGCTGGAGAAGATGGGGTGGCACTGCTCTGACACCGCCGAACTCGGACTGGTGGACGCGCGGGCGGAGTTGATCACCGATCAGGGGTTCGCATCGTTGGCGCGGCACTTCGCCACCGAGCGACTGTCCTTGGGCGTGACCGGTTACGCCACGGCGGCCCGGTGCCTGGATCTGACCCGCGCATGGATCACTGAGCGGGAGACCTTCGGCCGTCCGCTGAGCACGCGCCAGGTCGTCCGGCACACCTTCGTGGACATGAACCGGCGCACCGATGTGGCTCGTTCCTACGTCCATGCGCTGGCCGAGGCGCCGGAGGTGGGCGTGCTGGACGCCATCTACGCCAAGCAGACCGGGGTGAACTGCGCCGCCTTCGTCACCGACCGCGCGGTACAACTGCTCGGCGGCATGGGCTACGCCCGCGGGGAGGTCGAGCGGCACTACCGCGACGCCAGGATCCTGGGGATCGGGGGCGGCGCCGACGAGGTGATGGCGGACCTGGCGGCGAGGCTGCTCGGGTTGTAG
- a CDS encoding polyprenyl synthetase family protein produces the protein MPNLAFLTDPTLRDGLGTRLQRVETRLNEAVKSDYPFVTETSAHLVEAGGKRFRPLMALLCAAFGDPDREEVYDAATVVELTHLATLYHDDVMDEAPMRRGRPSANNRWDNSVAILTGDFLFSRASDILADLGPDAVRIQARTFERLVTGQIRETVGPADGEDPVAHHLQVLADKTGSLIATSAQFGAMFAGCDQPTVDTLTRFGERIGVAFQLADDLVDLTSESADSGKTPGTDLKEGVPTLTGLMVLRDGADIRLADLLSRPLGDVEVAEALSLLRENPAMDQARMVARQWADDARACLATLPAGAPRDALAAVCDYVVDRTG, from the coding sequence GTGCCGAATCTGGCGTTCCTCACCGATCCGACCCTGCGCGACGGGTTGGGCACCCGGTTGCAGCGTGTGGAGACCCGGCTGAACGAGGCGGTCAAGAGCGACTACCCGTTCGTCACGGAGACCTCGGCGCACCTCGTCGAGGCCGGGGGCAAGCGCTTCCGCCCGTTGATGGCACTGCTGTGTGCGGCGTTCGGCGACCCCGACCGGGAAGAGGTGTACGACGCCGCGACCGTTGTGGAGTTGACCCACCTGGCCACGCTCTACCACGACGACGTCATGGACGAGGCGCCGATGCGTCGCGGCCGGCCGTCGGCGAACAACCGCTGGGACAACTCCGTGGCCATCCTGACCGGCGACTTCCTGTTCTCTCGCGCCTCGGACATTCTCGCCGACCTCGGTCCGGACGCCGTGCGCATCCAGGCGCGCACCTTCGAGCGCCTGGTCACAGGCCAGATCCGGGAGACCGTGGGACCTGCCGACGGTGAGGACCCGGTGGCCCATCACCTACAGGTGCTCGCGGACAAGACCGGATCGCTGATCGCGACTTCGGCCCAGTTCGGTGCGATGTTCGCCGGCTGCGACCAGCCCACCGTCGACACGCTCACCCGGTTCGGCGAGCGGATCGGCGTGGCGTTCCAGCTCGCCGACGACCTCGTGGACCTGACCAGCGAGTCCGCCGACTCGGGTAAGACCCCCGGGACCGACCTCAAGGAGGGGGTGCCGACCCTCACCGGCCTGATGGTCCTGCGTGACGGAGCCGACATCCGGCTCGCCGACCTGCTCAGCCGGCCGCTCGGGGATGTGGAAGTGGCCGAGGCGCTGTCCTTGCTGCGCGAGAACCCGGCCATGGACCAGGCCCGCATGGTCGCTCGGCAGTGGGCCGACGACGCGCGGGCCTGCTTGGCCACGCTGCCCGCGGGAGCACCCCGCGATGCGCTGGCCGCCGTGTGCGACTACGTGGTGGACCGCACGGGCTGA
- the nuoN gene encoding NADH-quinone oxidoreductase subunit NuoN, with product MNGVLETFSSPEIKYWLVSPLLIVLAGGVLSVLVEAFISPPHRRIVQLWLVAVVLLSSFVLVVRLAGTNELAAEGTIAVDGPGLFMMGSILLIAMVSALLIAERNADPAGDAFAPSSAALPGSEDERSFTQRGWMQTEVWPLFLFSVGGMMVFCTANDLLTMFVALEVMSLPLYLMAGMARRRRLLSQEAAMKYFLLGSYSSGFFVFGAAMLYGFSGTISFNGIIESLAADPGNNGLLIAATVLLFVGLLFKIGAVPFHQWTPDVYQGAPTPATAFMAAGVKIAAVGGLLRLCYVALGGLRWDWRPAMWAVAIVTMLIGAVLALTQTDIKRMLAYSAVANAGFMLIGVIATNPSGLSGTMFYLLAYGFSTLGAFAIVSLVRDPAGEATKLSQWAGLGKTSPMIAGAMAIMLLAFAGIPLTSGFTSKFAVFQAGIAGGATPVVIVGVFASAIAAFFYVRVIVLMFFTDRSEDAASVVVPSSLTAVAIGVAVAVTVILGVLPQSVLDLADKASTFIR from the coding sequence GTGAACGGCGTGCTGGAGACATTCTCGTCCCCGGAGATCAAGTACTGGCTGGTCAGCCCGCTGCTGATCGTGCTCGCCGGTGGTGTGCTGAGCGTGCTGGTGGAGGCGTTCATATCCCCCCCGCACCGGCGTATCGTGCAGCTGTGGCTGGTCGCGGTCGTGCTGCTGTCGTCGTTCGTGCTGGTGGTGCGCCTGGCCGGGACGAACGAACTGGCCGCTGAGGGCACCATCGCCGTGGACGGCCCGGGGTTGTTCATGATGGGCTCGATCCTGCTCATCGCGATGGTCTCGGCGCTGCTGATCGCCGAGCGCAATGCCGATCCGGCCGGTGATGCCTTCGCGCCCTCCTCGGCAGCATTGCCCGGCAGTGAGGACGAGCGGTCCTTCACCCAGCGCGGGTGGATGCAGACGGAGGTGTGGCCGCTGTTCCTGTTCAGCGTCGGCGGAATGATGGTGTTCTGCACGGCCAACGACCTGCTGACGATGTTCGTCGCGCTCGAGGTCATGTCGCTGCCGCTGTACCTGATGGCTGGCATGGCGCGGCGACGCCGGTTGCTCAGCCAGGAAGCGGCCATGAAGTACTTCCTGCTGGGTTCCTACTCCTCGGGGTTCTTCGTCTTCGGCGCAGCGATGCTGTACGGGTTCTCCGGCACGATCTCCTTCAACGGGATCATCGAGAGCCTGGCCGCGGACCCGGGCAACAACGGCCTGCTCATCGCGGCCACCGTCCTGCTGTTCGTCGGCCTGCTGTTCAAGATCGGCGCTGTGCCGTTCCACCAGTGGACGCCCGACGTCTACCAGGGCGCCCCGACGCCGGCCACCGCGTTCATGGCCGCGGGAGTGAAGATCGCCGCGGTGGGTGGCCTGCTGCGCCTGTGCTACGTCGCCCTCGGGGGGCTGCGCTGGGACTGGCGACCCGCTATGTGGGCGGTAGCCATCGTGACGATGCTGATCGGGGCGGTGCTGGCCCTGACGCAGACCGACATCAAGCGCATGCTGGCGTACTCGGCGGTCGCCAACGCGGGCTTCATGCTCATCGGCGTGATCGCGACGAACCCCTCCGGTCTGTCCGGGACGATGTTCTACCTGCTGGCCTACGGCTTCAGCACGTTGGGCGCGTTCGCGATCGTGAGCCTGGTGCGTGATCCCGCGGGGGAGGCCACCAAGTTGTCGCAATGGGCAGGCTTGGGCAAGACCTCGCCGATGATCGCCGGCGCCATGGCCATCATGCTGCTGGCGTTCGCGGGGATCCCGCTGACATCGGGGTTCACGAGCAAGTTCGCGGTCTTCCAGGCCGGCATCGCAGGGGGTGCCACCCCGGTGGTGATCGTCGGTGTGTTCGCCTCCGCGATCGCCGCGTTCTTCTACGTCCGCGTCATCGTTCTGATGTTCTTCACCGACCGCTCGGAGGACGCTGCGTCGGTCGTCGTGCCCAGTAGCCTGACCGCGGTGGCGATCGGCGTGGCGGTGGCGGTTACCGTGATTCTTGGCGTGCTACCGCAATCCGTGTTGGACTTGGCAGACAAGGCCTCCACGTTCATCAGATAG
- a CDS encoding NADH-quinone oxidoreductase subunit M, protein MNWLIILLLVPAIGSVVVALLPKDKPDLAKQAALGFSVATAVLVVAMALQFDPDSTAPFQFATSTPWIESFGISFALGVDGIALVLIAMAAVLVPVVILAGWNEADYSDAPTKGYYSLMLALEVCMIGVFAATDLFLFYVFFEVMLIPMYFMIGRYGGARRSYAAVKFLIVSLFGGLFMLASVIGLYVVSQREFGAGTFDFTALTQLNMDPSTQRMLFLGFFFAFAVKAPLWPFHTWLPDAATEAQPGSAVLLVGVLDKVGTFGMLRYCLPIFPEASQFYTPIIIVLAVISIIYGALLAIGQTDIKRLIAYTSVSHFGFIVLGIFAMTAQGQSGSTLYMVNHGFSTAALFIVAGFLMSRRGSKLIEDYGGVYRVAPLLAGFFLIAGLSSLALPGMSSFVSEFLVLLGTFVRYPVAAVIATTGIVLASLYVLWLYQRTMTGPVKPGCEDVKDLTGREVLAVAPLVAVIIALGVFPAPALDVINPAVDQTMVAVGVQDPTVGPGGDCDLADGCRAEGEGQ, encoded by the coding sequence ATGAACTGGCTAATCATCCTCCTGCTGGTCCCGGCGATCGGGTCGGTGGTGGTGGCCCTGCTGCCCAAGGACAAGCCCGACCTGGCCAAACAGGCTGCGCTGGGCTTCAGCGTGGCCACCGCCGTGCTGGTCGTCGCGATGGCCCTGCAGTTCGACCCGGACTCCACCGCGCCGTTCCAGTTCGCGACCTCCACGCCGTGGATCGAGTCCTTCGGGATCTCCTTCGCGCTCGGCGTGGACGGCATCGCCTTGGTCCTCATCGCGATGGCTGCGGTGCTCGTGCCCGTAGTGATCCTGGCCGGCTGGAACGAGGCCGACTACTCCGACGCCCCGACCAAGGGCTACTACTCACTGATGCTGGCCCTCGAGGTCTGCATGATCGGCGTCTTCGCGGCGACCGACCTGTTCTTGTTCTACGTGTTCTTCGAGGTCATGCTCATCCCGATGTACTTCATGATCGGCCGGTACGGCGGTGCGCGCCGGTCCTACGCGGCAGTGAAGTTCCTCATCGTGAGCCTGTTCGGTGGGCTGTTCATGTTGGCCAGCGTGATCGGCCTGTACGTGGTCAGCCAGCGGGAGTTCGGTGCCGGCACGTTCGACTTCACGGCGCTCACGCAACTCAACATGGATCCCAGTACCCAGCGCATGCTGTTCCTCGGCTTCTTCTTCGCGTTCGCGGTCAAGGCGCCGCTGTGGCCGTTCCACACGTGGCTGCCGGACGCGGCCACAGAGGCCCAGCCCGGCAGTGCGGTCCTGCTGGTGGGCGTGCTCGACAAGGTCGGCACGTTCGGGATGCTGCGGTACTGCCTGCCGATCTTCCCGGAGGCCTCGCAGTTCTACACGCCGATCATCATCGTGCTGGCCGTCATCAGCATCATCTACGGTGCCCTGCTCGCGATCGGGCAGACCGACATCAAGCGCCTCATCGCGTACACCTCGGTGAGCCACTTCGGCTTCATCGTGCTGGGCATCTTCGCGATGACCGCGCAGGGTCAGAGCGGGTCGACGCTGTACATGGTCAACCACGGCTTCTCGACGGCCGCGTTGTTCATCGTGGCCGGCTTCCTCATGAGCAGGCGGGGTTCGAAACTCATCGAGGACTACGGCGGTGTCTACCGGGTGGCGCCGCTGCTCGCCGGGTTCTTCCTGATCGCCGGACTGAGTTCGCTGGCGCTGCCCGGCATGAGCAGTTTCGTCTCGGAGTTCCTCGTCCTGCTGGGCACGTTCGTCCGCTACCCGGTCGCCGCGGTCATCGCGACCACCGGCATCGTGCTGGCGTCGCTGTACGTGCTCTGGCTGTACCAGCGCACCATGACCGGGCCGGTCAAGCCGGGCTGCGAGGACGTCAAGGACCTGACCGGCCGCGAGGTGCTCGCAGTGGCGCCACTGGTCGCAGTCATCATCGCGCTGGGGGTGTTCCCGGCGCCGGCACTCGACGTGATCAACCCCGCGGTCGACCAGACCATGGTGGCGGTGGGGGTCCAGGATCCCACGGTGGGGCCGGGCGGCGACTGTGACCTCGCCGACGGGTGCCGTGCGGAAGGGGAGGGACAGTGA
- the nuoL gene encoding NADH-quinone oxidoreductase subunit L, which produces MGSNLLASAAPTITYAPPDGIFSYLWVILALPALGAFLLLVLGNRTNAWGHYLATVLPIGSFVLAAMMWLAMLQKPSEERGVIQHLWDWVIVGNFTANVGLQMDQLSMTFVLLITGVGSLIHVYSIGYMHDDPKRRLFFAYLNLFVTAMLLLVMADNYLLLYVGWEGVGLASYLLIGFWQYKPTAAVAAKKAFVVNRVGDFGLSVAIMLIFVTFGTVTFPEVFSQVGEAGQSDLTWIGILLLLAACGKSAQVPLQSWLLDAMEGPTPVSALLHAATMVTAGVYLIVRSNVIFDAAPTAQTLVIIVGTVTLIFGAIIGTAKDEIKKVLAGSTMSQIGYMMLGAGLGPIGYVFAIFHLVNHGFFKANMFLGAGSVMHSFNNQENMRRFGAIRTVMVITFVTFAAGWLAIMGVPPFSGFYSKDKIIEAAFQQSWIAGLAAALGAAITAFYMTRLFTMTFLGNKRWTDDVHPHESPSVMTIPLIILGLLSAVSGFVLAWNGAFEKWLEPVTGFEHPEPPLPVWVISGGTLLLVIVGALLAYQQYRREVPLTAPTSVSPLTAAARRDLYGDALNETVFMRPGQYLTRAMVWFDNRSIDGSLLALGSATAGLSSRLRKWQTGFSRSYALSMLAGAFALFAVMLVVRL; this is translated from the coding sequence ATGGGGTCGAACCTGCTGGCGTCCGCTGCGCCAACCATCACGTATGCCCCACCGGATGGGATCTTCTCCTACCTCTGGGTGATTCTCGCCCTGCCGGCGCTCGGGGCGTTCCTGCTGCTGGTCCTCGGCAACCGCACCAACGCGTGGGGCCACTACCTGGCCACTGTGCTTCCCATCGGTTCGTTCGTCCTGGCAGCGATGATGTGGCTGGCCATGCTGCAGAAGCCGTCGGAGGAGCGCGGGGTCATCCAGCACCTCTGGGACTGGGTGATCGTCGGTAACTTCACGGCGAACGTGGGGCTGCAGATGGACCAGTTGTCCATGACGTTCGTGCTGCTGATCACCGGTGTGGGCTCCCTGATCCACGTCTACTCCATCGGGTACATGCACGACGACCCCAAGCGGCGGTTGTTCTTCGCCTACCTGAACCTGTTCGTGACGGCGATGTTGCTGCTGGTGATGGCTGACAACTACCTGCTGCTGTACGTCGGCTGGGAGGGTGTCGGTCTGGCCTCGTACCTGCTGATCGGATTCTGGCAGTACAAGCCGACCGCAGCGGTCGCCGCGAAGAAGGCCTTCGTGGTGAACCGCGTCGGCGACTTCGGGCTGTCGGTCGCGATCATGCTCATCTTCGTCACCTTCGGCACGGTCACCTTCCCGGAGGTGTTCAGCCAGGTCGGTGAGGCCGGACAGTCCGACCTCACGTGGATCGGCATCCTGCTGCTGCTGGCAGCGTGCGGCAAGTCCGCACAGGTGCCGCTGCAGTCCTGGTTGCTCGACGCGATGGAGGGCCCGACGCCGGTCTCCGCGCTGCTCCACGCCGCAACCATGGTGACCGCAGGCGTCTACCTGATCGTGCGGTCCAACGTGATCTTCGATGCCGCCCCGACCGCGCAGACGCTGGTCATCATCGTGGGTACGGTCACGCTGATCTTCGGGGCGATCATCGGTACCGCCAAGGACGAGATCAAGAAGGTGCTTGCCGGTTCCACCATGTCCCAGATCGGCTACATGATGCTGGGCGCCGGCCTGGGGCCGATCGGCTACGTGTTCGCCATCTTCCACCTGGTGAACCACGGCTTCTTCAAGGCCAACATGTTCCTCGGCGCCGGCTCGGTCATGCACTCGTTCAACAACCAGGAGAACATGCGCCGGTTCGGTGCCATCCGGACCGTCATGGTGATCACGTTCGTCACATTCGCCGCCGGCTGGCTGGCCATCATGGGCGTGCCGCCGTTCTCGGGCTTCTACTCCAAGGACAAGATCATCGAGGCCGCGTTCCAGCAGAGCTGGATCGCCGGTCTGGCCGCCGCCCTCGGCGCAGCCATCACCGCGTTCTACATGACCCGGCTGTTCACCATGACGTTCCTGGGGAACAAGCGCTGGACCGACGACGTCCACCCGCACGAGTCGCCGTCGGTGATGACGATCCCGCTGATCATCCTGGGTCTGCTCTCGGCCGTCAGCGGTTTCGTCCTGGCCTGGAACGGCGCCTTCGAGAAGTGGCTGGAGCCGGTCACCGGGTTCGAGCACCCGGAACCGCCCCTGCCGGTCTGGGTGATCAGCGGTGGGACCCTGCTGCTGGTCATCGTCGGTGCGCTGCTGGCCTACCAGCAATACCGCCGCGAGGTGCCGCTGACCGCACCGACGTCGGTGTCGCCGCTGACGGCGGCCGCGCGCCGCGACCTCTACGGCGACGCGCTCAACGAGACCGTCTTCATGCGCCCCGGGCAGTACTTGACCCGGGCCATGGTCTGGTTCGACAACCGCAGCATCGACGGTTCCCTGTTGGCGCTCGGCTCGGCCACCGCGGGGTTGTCCAGCAGGCTGCGTAAGTGGCAGACCGGGTTCTCACGGTCGTACGCCCTGTCCATGTTGGCTGGAGCGTTCGCGCTCTTCGCCGTGATGCTGGTGGTGAGGCTCTAG
- the nuoK gene encoding NADH-quinone oxidoreductase subunit NuoK, whose product MSTDHYIALAAVLFSLGAFGMLFRRNAIVVFMCVELMLNASNLAFVAFARMHGNLEGQVFAFFTMVVAAAEVVVGLAIIVMIFRTRRSASVDEPSLLRF is encoded by the coding sequence GTGAGCACCGATCACTACATCGCTCTGGCAGCGGTGCTTTTCAGCCTCGGTGCGTTCGGCATGCTCTTCCGCCGCAACGCCATCGTGGTGTTCATGTGCGTGGAGCTGATGCTCAACGCCTCGAACCTGGCGTTCGTGGCCTTCGCGAGGATGCACGGGAACCTGGAGGGGCAGGTCTTCGCGTTCTTCACGATGGTCGTGGCCGCTGCTGAGGTGGTCGTCGGGCTGGCGATCATCGTGATGATCTTCCGGACACGCCGCAGCGCGTCGGTGGACGAGCCCAGTCTGCTGAGGTTCTGA